Within the Limibacillus sp. genome, the region AGAGCGCGCACCAGGTGATCGCGCGCAGGAAGAGGAAGCGGCGCATGGGGATCAGCCAGGGCCTGAGCGCGTCGGCGAAAGCCTCCCCGCCGCTCTGCCGCGCGATCTCCAGATAGCGGCGGTAGAACTCTGCGACCTCTGCGCTGGTCAGCTCCGCCTGGGTCGCGACGTCCCAGGTGGTGGAGGAGTAGACCGTCGCGTGCGCCAGATCGACGCCCGGCGAGCCGTAGAGCGCCTTTTCCAGATCGACGATCACGGCCTTGCTGCCGCCCTCTTCATCCGGCGTGATCAGGAAGTTGCCGGGGTGGGTGTCGGTCAGGACCAAGGTCACCGGCTGCCGCCCTTCCCCGATCTCCACGGCCTTGGCGAAGCTTTCGGCCCAGGCGAGTTCGGCTTCGATCTCCGCTGCCGCCTCGGGGCTCAGCCCGGCGGCGGGTAGGTTGCGGGCCTGCTCGCAGATCTCCAGCCAGATGCCGGCCACCGGGTCCCGGTGATCTTCCAGCGGCGGGCGCTGCCCGGCATTCGGCAGAGGCAAGGCATGGACCCGCGCCATGGCCG harbors:
- a CDS encoding aminoglycoside phosphotransferase family protein; the protein is MSGKATPEALAAALSGLEDFRQVSAAALRDMKTTGLAHDHYAIAGSPWILRVPKQSQFGYSAERNLAYQAACFSRVSQSGHAPRLKASLPPSPRLPMGALLVEYIEGRPPRLPEDLPLLASAMARVHALPLPNAGQRPPLEDHRDPVAGIWLEICEQARNLPAAGLSPEAAAEIEAELAWAESFAKAVEIGEGRQPVTLVLTDTHPGNFLITPDEEGGSKAVIVDLEKALYGSPGVDLAHATVYSSTTWDVATQAELTSAEVAEFYRRYLEIARQSGGEAFADALRPWLIPMRRFLFLRAITWCALWRVSHRSEATGGKESAESTRDWSAENSQAELIAHVRDRTDLYLSAPVLKRMRAEWLESPGLEELIG